The following proteins are encoded in a genomic region of Brachypodium distachyon strain Bd21 chromosome 1, Brachypodium_distachyon_v3.0, whole genome shotgun sequence:
- the LOC100828542 gene encoding transcription factor PIF1 gives MGDASRPLGVDDDLMELLWCNGHVVMQSQTHRKLPPRPEKAAAAAAVMQEDEAGLWFPFSHADSLDKDIFSDLFCEAVPQAVGIKPDCYGDGNGSKSSDAPSELMPPPKSTMADGGELSDLVQARSTGKAAAAAMEQEGASASSFCGSSNQVQVQHAGRVQSAGTAAYGSSARLQSAVGSGINANGRGREATVASSSGRSNGCFTNTTTTSTEPTSASLRSSSKRKRLDSRTEDYSESPSEDAESESLALIERKPPLKLPTARRSRAAEVHNLSERRRRDRINEKMKALQELIPHCNKTDKASMLDEAIEYLKTLQMQVQMMWMGSGMAPPAVMFPGMHQYLPRRMPSFMAPPPAAAAAAQSLPDHYAHFLGVNHHLQPPSHHHQHYAAQGMGYYPLGAKAVQQSPALPIHHVHSTANGATPAPAAAAAATNSNTPGNGMHPNRI, from the exons ATGGGAGACGCATCCAGACCCCTCGG CGTGGACGATGACCTCATGGAGCTGCTGTGGTGCAACGGCCATGTGGTCATGCAGAGCCAGACTCACCGGAAGCTGCCGCCGAGGCCCGaaaaggcggcggcggcggcggcggtgatgcAAGAAGACGAGGCCGGGCTGTGGTTCCCTTTCTCGCACGCCGACTCGCTCGACAAGGACATCTTCTCGGACCTCTTCTGCGAAGCCGTGCCTCAGGCAGTGGGGATCAAGCCGGACTGCTACGGAGACGGCAACGGCAGCAAGTCGTCCGACGCGCCGAGCGAGCTGATGCCGCCGCCCAAGTCGACcatggcggacggcggcgagctgtCGGACCTCGTGCAGGCCCGGTCCacggggaaggcggcggcggcggccatggagcagGAGGgcgcgtcggcgtcgtcgttCTGCGGGAGCAGCAACCAGGTGCAGGTGCAGCACGCCGGCCGCGTGCAGTCCGCGGGCACCGCTGCCTACGGCAGCAGCGCCCGGCTGCAGTCGGCGGTGGGCAGCGGGATTAATGCAAACGGCAGAGGCCGTGAGGCCACGGtggcgtcgtcgtcggggCGCTCCAACGGCTGCTTCACGaacacgacgacgacgtccaCGGAGCCGACGAGCGCGAGCCtccggagcagcagcaagcggAAGCGGCTCGACAGCCGCACCGAGGACTACTCCGAGAGCCCCAGCGAGGACGCGGAGTCGGAGTCCTTGGCGCTCATCGAGCGCAAGCCTCCGCTGAAGCTCCCCACGGCCAGGAGGAGCCGCGCAGCCGAGGTGCACAACCTCTCCGAGCGG AGGAGACGAGACAGGATCAACGAGAAGATGAAGGCCTTGCAAGAACTCATACCTCACTGCAACAAG ACGGACAAGGCGTCGATGCTGGACGAGGCCATCGAGTACCTGAAGACGCTGCAGATGCAGGTGCAGATGATGTGGATGGGCAGCGgcatggcgccgccggcggtgatGTTCCCGGGCATGCACCAGTACCTGCCGCGGCGGATGCCTTCCTTCAtggccccgccgcccgcggcggcggcggcggcgcagagccTGCCGGACCACTACGCGCACTTCCTCGGCGTCAACCACCACCTGCAGCCGCCGTCCCACCACCATCAG CATTATGCGGCGCAGGGGATGGGATACTACCCGTTGGGGGCCAAGGCCGTGCAGCAAAGTCCAGCGCTTCCGATTCACCACGTGCACAGTACTGCCAATGGCGCCACgcctgcccctgctgccgccgccgccgctaccaACAGTAACACGCCGGGAAACGGGATGCATCCAAACAGAATATGA